In Aspergillus fumigatus Af293 chromosome 4, whole genome shotgun sequence, one genomic interval encodes:
- the srbB gene encoding basic helix-loop-helix domain-containing protein — MAYNNRPDASTAFTFDNDDRFVNQQPKGPDPLSANWSYDSAIDLFSLNTMLPETFPLDIPNDMLLDPKDFPTDLFAPPADISGFAISHSGEDSLSSDQESEDQPWSPAYRVSSLDSTTPDAPTVSPRSTEKPATRRRTTTQKREQATRWSSSPEMTPQEYPVTSQATTSPAPAPVSPPAASTSRKNSRSLSTDSQTATGRNAAKRAAHNIIEKRYRTNMNAKFVALEKAMSGSGVQKPTKGGSGPASLKKSEILTNAIAYMQELQDQNAALQKELALLKQNLLPGGLWRHNKENDKFRT, encoded by the exons ATGGCATACAACAACAGACCTGATGCCTCCACGGCATTCACCTTTGACAATGATGACCGCTTTGTCAACCAACAGCCCAAAGGCCCCGATCCATTGTCGGCCAATTGGAGTTATGACAGCGCCATCGATTTGTTTTCGCTGAACACCATGCTTCCCGAGACCTTCCCTCTCGATATCCCCAATGATATGCTGCTCGATCCCAAGGATTTCCCTACGGATCTGTTTGCTCCGCCGGCTGATATCAGCGGGTTTGCAATCTCCCACTCTGGCGAGGATTCTCTCTCATCG GATCAGGAAAGTGAAGATCAACCGTGGTCTCCCGCCTACCGTGTCTCATCACTCGACTCGACCACGCCAGACGCCCCCACCGTTTCGCCACGCTCAACTGAAAAGCCAGCCACCCGCCGCAGAACCACCACGCAGAAACGCGAACAAGCGACTCGTTGGTCGTCCAGTCCTGAAATGACCCCTCAAGAATACCCCGTCACCTCACAAGCCACCACTTCTCCCGCCCCTGCACCCGTCTCTCCCCCCGCGGCCTCCACCTCCCGCAAGAACTCCCGCAGTCTCTCCACCGACTCGCAAACAGCAACCGGCCGCAATGCAGCCAAGCGAGCTGCCCACAACATCATCGAGAAGCGGTACCGCACCAACATGAACGCCAAATTCGTCGCGCTGGAAAAAGCCATGTCCGGCAGCGGGGTTCAGAAACCTACCAAGGGCGGGTCTGGGCCCGCCTCGCTGAAGAAGTCGGAGATCCTGACCAATGCCATTGCCTACATGCAAGAGCTGCAGGACCAGAACGCCGcgctgcagaaggagctGGCGCTTCTGAAACAGAATCTGCTCCCGGGCGGACTGTGGCGGCATAACAAGGAGAACGACAAGTTTCGCACCTAG
- a CDS encoding Zn(II)2Cys6 transcription factor: MPPAEKKQSRGKYTTKACEECRRRRAKCDGKKPSCSRCLQWSISCQYSSTEDGRRPASKSYVDLLRQRIQFLEDFLAKRGLDPDAETSLGEDSAEVSYMEALCDQFKGCLALDESLNFDADGEMRFFGPTSGRLQFAAQGVSPEKDSNARVEPEPLASTAYDAFVPTELETHLIDLYFAWEQPWYQIVDEDLFRDSMANRGRYFTPLLLYSILAMGSRYSDRIETRTDANDPNTAGRFFLEQAKTLLHREMERPSLTTIQALGLIGMFYIATGADAAGWLHHGMANRLSLDMGLNLDPAAFEGAVSMSSKEMQLRRQIYWTLYCHDKLSASYTGRVCSMLDVQGAVNLPSHAEASCSRQQTILSLQIALIRICQVHERILMSLWAPKPSLNQHQRPAFLELCLLDLKTWLYDLPPALRIDQPNPLPHAYTLHMVYHTARILLAKPFTVRHQSAAHDADASGGAQTPTQARSVSTDSARAICAIAQKYRQHFGSFRLSPITATHCTLSAATVLLEDIAGGDMLPSQKSRLEVCVGVLDELAGVWQPARRIGTNLRRLLRTRYNLTLLPGSRAESPLQATADDLSAPSAGLDLDFVDEWNPAFLSPYAEGLPAALGLPPALDSLPVDYGLFDMLNRTNLDRMW; this comes from the exons ATGCCCCCGGCTGAAAAGAAACAATCCCGAGGGAAATATACCACCAAAGCCTGCGAGGAGTGTCGTCGGCGGCGAGCAAAG TGCGACGGGAAAAAGCCATCCTGCTCGCGGTGTCTGCAATGGAGTATCTCTTGCCAATACTCCTCGACGGAGGACGGGAGACGTCCTGCATCCAAGTCCTACGTTGACTTGCTTCGTCAGCGAATACAATTCCTGGAGGACTTCCTGGCCAAACGCGGACTGGATCCAGACGCGGAAACGTCACTCGGAGAGGACTCCGCAGAAGTTTCATATATGGAGGCTCTATGCGATCAATTCAAGGGCTGTCTTGCGCTGGACGAATCTCTCAATTTCGACGCCGATGGCGAGATGCGGTTCTTCGGGCCCACGAGTGGCCGTCTCCAGTTCGCTGCCCAAGGGGTCTCGCCAGAGAAAGATTCAAACGCACGCGTTGAACCTGAGCCTCTTGCATCAACGGCATACGACGCTTTCGTTCCTACAGAGCTGGAAACCCACCTGATCGATCTGTACTTCGCCTGGGAGCAGCCATGGTACCAGATcgtggatgaggatctcTTCCGCGACAGCATGGCAAACAGAGGCCGCTATTTCACTCCCCTGCTTCTGTACAGCATTCTCGCCATGGGGTCACGGTACTCTGACCGCATCGAAACTCGTACCGATGCAAACGATCCTAACACGGCGGGTCGATTCTTTCTCGAACAGGCCAAGACTTTACTGCATCGGGAAATGGAACGGCCGAGCCTGACGACTATCCAGGCATTAGGACTGATCGGGATGTTTTACATT GCAACCGGCGCCGATGCAGCCGGGTGGCTGCACCACGGCATGGCGAACAGGCTGAGCCTTGACATGGGACTCAATCTGGACCCGGCTGCCTTCGAGGGAGCCGTGAGTATGTCTTCCAAGGAAATGCAACTCCGACGACAGATCTACTGGACTCTATACTGTCACGACAAGCTCTCTGCGAGCTATACAGGGCGCGTCTGCTCCATGCTG GACGTCCAAGGAGCCGTCAACCTACCCAGCCACGCAGAGGCATCGTGTTCCCGACAGCAGACCATTCTCTCCCTACAGATCGCCTTAATCCGCATCTGCCAAGTCCACGAGAGGATCCTGATGTCCTT GTGGGCCCCCAAACCCAGCCTCAACCAACACCAACGTCCTGCCTTTCTCGAACTGTGTCTTCTGGACTTGAAAACCTGGCTCTACGATCTCCCTCCCGCGCTCCGGATCGACCAGCCCAATCCTCTTCCGCACGCATATACCTTGCACATGGTCTACCACACTGCCAGGATTCTCCTGGCCAAACCATTCACGGTAAGGCATCAATCTGCCGCCCACGACGCAGACGCCAGCGGAGGAGCACAAACCCCAACGCAAGCACGCTCCGTCTCCACCGACTCCGCCCGCGCAATCTGCGCCATCGCCCAGAAATACCGCCAGCACTTTGGGAGTTTCCGTCTCAGCCCCATCACCGCGACGCATTGCACGCTCTCAGCCGCGACGGTGTTACTTGAGGACATTGCTGGTGGGGACATGCTTCCGTCGCAGAAGAGCCGGCTGGAAGTCTGTGTGGGtgtcctcgacgagctggCGGGCGTGTGGCAGCCCGCCCGACGGATCGGCACCAATCTGCGGCGGTTGCTGCGGACGAGGTATAACCTGACCCTCCTCCCGGGGAGCCGTGCAGAGAGCCCGCTGCAGGCGACTGCGGATGATCTATCAGCTCCGTCCGCGGGGCTGGATTTGGATTTTGTGGATGAGTGGAACCCGGCGTTTCTGTCTCCGTATGCCGAAGGACTGCCGGCGGCTCTGGGCTTGCCTCCCGCGTTGGACTCGCTACCGGTTGACTACGGGTTGTTTGATATGTTGAACCGGACAAATCTAGATAGGATGTGGTAG
- a CDS encoding SDR family oxidoreductase, whose amino-acid sequence MSQKIGIFPASGGLGTSIINHLVKLVPASQLILIARNPEKLASFSRDGATIRRADYDDRASLERVFDGVGVLMLISYASFEIQHRVEAHKAAIDAARRSGVKHIFYSSLAFAGDLGESSLAHVMGAHLATEKYLAELPGHFTYTAIREGLYSESFPIYTAWFDPHQPVEEITIPHPGTGPGVAWAKRDELGEATAKMIYAYAKNTAGFPYLNRVVLLSGPREVSLAETAEVLGRAVGKPVRIREISVDEYVALPQIGDKHTYHGLNLSREWATAWAAIRAGETAVVSPLLGEILGREPEDFETTIRALVGAR is encoded by the exons ATGAGCCAGAAAATCGGCATCTTCCCAGCCTCCGGCGGCCTAGGAACAAGCATCATCAACCATCTCGTCAAGCTCGTCCCGGCCTCAcaactcatcctcatcgcccGCAACCCCGAAAAGCTAGCCTCGTTCTCCCGCGACGGCGCAACAATTCGCCGAGCAGACTACGATGACCGCGCATCCCTCGAGCGCGTCTTCGACGGCGTCGGCGTCCTGATGCTAATCTCCTACGCCTCCTTCGAGATCCAGCACCGAGTAGAG GCCCACAAAGCCGCCATCGACGCCGCCCGCCGCAGCGGCGTCAAACACATCTTCTACTCCTCCCTCGCCTTCGCCGGCGACCTGGGCGAGTCCAGCCTCGCGCACGTCATGGGCGCCCACCTCGCAACGGAAAAGTACCTCGCCGAACTCCCCGGCCACTTCACCTACACCGCCATCCGCGAGGGCCTCTACTCCGAGTCCTTCCCGATCTACACCGCGTGGTTCGACCCGCACCAGCCCGTCGAGGAGATCACCATCCCGCACCCGGGGACGGGGCCCGGGGTGGCGTGGGCGAAACGCGACGAGCTGGGCGAGGCCACCGCCAAGATGATATATGCGTATGCGAAGAACACGGCGGGCTTCCCGTATCTGAACCGGGTGGTGCTGCTTTCGGGACCGAGGGAGGTGAGTCTGGCGGAGACGGCGGAGGTGCTGGGGCGGGCGGTGGGGAAGCCTGTGCGGATCCGGGAGATCTCGGTGGACGAGTATGTGGCGCTGCCGCAGATTGGGGACAAGCATACGTACCACGGGTTGAATCTGTCGAGGGAGTGGGCGACAGCGTGGGCGGCGATCCGGGCGGGGGAGACGGCCGTCGTGTCGCCTCTTCTGGGGGAGATTCTGGGGAGGGAGCCGGAGGATTTTGAGACTACGATCCGGGCCTTGGTTGGGGCGAGGTAG
- a CDS encoding RidA family protein produces the protein MFHIRDIIYSRILHEYSSAEYIFRYSNIKATNSIKLQNYKTTKLQNYKTTKLQYNYVKMSHLTYYNYDGVGKAKQAQFKYSQAVRVGDRIECAGQGGWNPSTGTIPRDINAQIDQAFANVDLNLRNAGGAGWSQVYRVNSYHVPINDEALEAMVRNFRKWVPGHEPIWTCVGVTRLGEDDMRVEIEVVAHVP, from the exons ATGTTCCACATACGTGACATCATCTACAGCCGAATACTCCATGAATATTCTTCAGCGGAATACATATTCCGCTATAGCAATATAAAAGCCACCAACTCTATCAAACTACAAAACTACAAAACTACAAAACTACAAAACTACAAAACTACAAAACTACAATACAACTATGTCAAAATGTCCCACCTAACCTACTACAACTACGACGGCGTTGGCAAAGCCAAACAAGCCCAGTTCAAATACAGCCAAGCTGTCCGCGTCGGCGACCGCATTGAATGCGCCGGACAGG GAGGGTGGAATCCCAGCACAGGAACCATCCCCCGCGACATCAACGCGCAGATCGACCAAGCCTTCGCGAACGTGGACCTGAACCTACGGAACGCAGGCGGGGCGGGCTGGAGCCAGGTATACCGGGTGAATTCGTACCATGTACCGATCAACGACGAGGCGCTGGAGGCGATGGTGCGGAATTTCCGCAAGTGGGTTCCGGGGCATGAGCCGATTTGGACCTGTGTGGGGGTGACGCGGTTGGGGGAGGATGATATGAGGGTTGAGATTGAGGTGGTGGCGCATGTGCCGTAG
- a CDS encoding putative tannase produces the protein MRISYGSAVAALAAAANAASLADVCTISHVQSVLPSNGTLLGINVIPSAVTASAVYNSTSSGGMGGMGGSNSANYPYCNVTVTYTHPGKGDKVVVKYAFPQPSDFKNRFYVAGGGGYSLSSDATGGLEYGAASGATDAGYDAFSYSYDEVVLYGNGSINWDATYMFAYQALGEMTTLGKTLTRNFYGLSSDAKIYTYYEGCSDGGREGMSQVQRYGDLYDGAITGAPAFRYAQQQVHHVFSSVVEKTLDYYPPPCELAKIVNATIEACDPLDGRTDGVVSRTDLCKLHFDLSKIIGEPYYCAAKTSTSLGFGFSKRQAAGSTTSYQPAQNGTVTKEGVAVAKAIYDGLHNTQGQRAYLSWQIASEFSDATTEWNNDTGSWELSIPSTGGEFVTKFVQLLDLDNLSTLDNVTYDTLVEWMNTAMVRYMDSLQTTVPDLTTFKSSGGKLLHYHGESDPSIPAASSVHYWQSVRSIMYPGVSAAKSLKELQEWYQFYLIPGAAHCGANSLQPGPYPQNNMDIMIDWVENGVQPSRLNTTVSSGDYAGETQMLCQWPTRPLWKDNSTFDCVNDEKSIESWTYTFPAFKVPVY, from the coding sequence ATGCGTATCTCCTACGGCTCAGCCGTTGCTGCTCTGGCAGCGGCAGCTAATGCTGCATCTCTCGCTGACGTGTGCACCATCTCCCATGTGCAGTCCGTGCTTCCTTCAAACGGAACTCTTCTGGGTATCAACGTGATTCCGTCCGCCGTGACTGCAAGTGCAGTCTACAACAGTACCTCCAGCGGCGGCATGGGCGGCATGGGCGGCTCCAACAGTGCCAACTACCCCTACTGCAATGTGACGGTCACCTATACCCACCCCGGTAAGGGCGACAAGGTGGTCGTTAAGTATGCCTTCCCCCAGCCTTCCGACTTCAAGAACCGCTTCTACGTTGCCGGGGGTGGCGGTTACTCCCTCTCCAGCGATGCCACTGGCGGTCTAGAGTATGGTGCGGCGTCTGGTGCCACCGATGCGGGTTACGATGCCTTCAGCTACAGCTACGACGAGGTGGTTCTTTACGGCAACGGATCGATCAACTGGGACGCCACGTACATGTTCGCCTACCAGGCCCTGGGCGAGATGACCACTCTCGGCAAGACATTGACCCGAAACTTCTACGGTCTGTCTAGCGATGCCAAGATCTACACCTACTACGAAGGATGCTCCGACGGTGGACGTGAAGGCATGAGCCAGGTTCAGCGCTACGGCGATCTGTACGACGGTGCCATCACCGGTGCCCCGGCTTTCCGCTATGCCCAGCAGCAGGTCCACCACGTCTTTTCGTCGGTTGTGGAGAAGACTCTGGACTACTACCCTCCCCCGTGCGAACTGGCCAAGATCGTCAACGCCACCATTGAGGCCTGCGATCCTCTCGACGGCCGCACTGACGGGGTGGTCTCCCGCACCGACCTCTGCAAGCTGCACTTTGACCTTTCGAAGATCATCGGGGAGCCGTACTACTGCGCCGCAAAGACCAGCACCTCCCTCGGCTTCGGCTTCAGCAAACGCCAGGCAGCCGGCAGCACGACCAGCTACCAGCCTGCACAAAACGGCACCGTCACCAAGGAGGGGGTGGCTGTCGCCAAGGCCATTTACGACGGTCTGCACAACACCCAGGGCCAGCGCGCCTACCTCTCCTGGCAGATCGCCTCGGAATTCTCCGATGCCACCACCGAGTGGAACAATGACACCGGCTCCTGGGAGCTGAGCATCCCGTCCACCGGCGGCGAATTCGTGACCAAGTTCGTCCAACTCCTGGATCTCGATAACCTGTCCACTCTCGACAACGTCACCTACGACACCCTCGTCGAATGGATGAACACCGCCATGGTGCGCTACATGGACAGCCTGCAGACCACCGTCCCGGACCTGACGACTTTCAAATCCTCCGGCGGCAAGCTGCTGCATTACCACGGTGAATCCGACCCCAGTATCCCCGCCGCGTCCTCGGTGCACTACTGGCAGTCTGTGCGCTCGATCATGTACCCCGGTGTGTCGGCCGCGAAGAGTCTGAAGGAGCTCCAGGAATGGTACCAGTTCTATCTCATCCCCGGTGCGGCGCACTGCGGTGCCAACTCCCTGCAGCCTGGCCCGTACCCCCAGAACAACATGGACATCATGATCGACTGGGTGGAGAACGGCGTGCAGCCGAGCCGACTGAACACCACAGTGTCCTCGGGCGACTACGCCGGCGAGACCCAGATGCTCTGCCAGTGGCCGACCCGTCCTCTGTGGAAGGACAACTCGACCTTTGACTGTGTCAACGACGAAAAGTCGATCGAGAGCTGGACCTATACCTTTCCTGCTTTCAAGGTCCCTGTCTACTGA
- a CDS encoding formate/nitrite transporter family protein: MLRPRSPWGNLAGSLFVVAIIFGYGNVFAADPYKSEVIAFATKKQLTPDFHQIFLRGIGCNWLVCLACFLGVQGRDLASKVVGIWFPTFAFVSLGFDHLVANMTFIPLAIWLGAPKITVALYIWKGIIPTLLGNIIGGGLFVATYYWYMYLVSGEMATLTGMRQSATTTPRSLDIEAMAAEKQN, encoded by the exons ATGCTCCGGCCGAGGTCGCCCTGGGGCAACCTGGCGGGGTCTCTCTTCGTTGTGGCCATCATCTTTGGCT ATGGCAACGTCTTTGCTGCCGACCCCTACAAATCCGAGGTCATCGCCTTTGCCACGAAGAAACAACTCACCCCGGACTTCCATCAGATTTTCCTCCGCGGGATCGGCTGCAACTGGCTGGTCTGTCTGGCTTGCTTCCTCGGCGTCCAGGGCCGCGATCTCGCCTCCAAGGTGGTAGGCATCTGGTTCCCGACCTTTGCCTTCGTGTCGCTGGGCTTTGACCACCTCGTCGCCAATATGACCTTCATCCCCCTGGCGATCTGGCTGGGGGCGCCCAAGATCACGGTAGCGCTGTACATCTGGAAGGGGATCATTCCCACGCTGCTGGGGAATATCATTGGAGGTGGATTGTTTGTCG CGACATACTACTGGTACATGTACCTCGTGAGCGGAGAGATGGCCACTCTCACGGGGATGCGCCAGTCAGCCACGACGACGCCTCGTTCACTGGATATCGAGGCCATGGCTGCTGAGAAGCAGAACTAA